Sequence from the Arachis hypogaea cultivar Tifrunner unplaced genomic scaffold, arahy.Tifrunner.gnm2.J5K5 arahy.Tifrunner.gnm2.scaffold_228, whole genome shotgun sequence genome:
CAATCCATGGTCTAAGGAGGTTcgtaagggtttttttttttttttttttttttttttttttttttttttaagggttTGTTCTTAGGATGCCTTGTTGAAAGATATGTGGGAGGAACCACAATACCTTAACCTCTTCCCGGACCGGGACAAGTAAGGCCCCTATTCCGTGCAGCTTTGCTTTGGGTGTGAAGTACCGGAATAAAGCTCTTTCGCATTAGGAAGGACTGGCCATCTCTTCTGATCGATGAGTTCGGTCCTTATGATATTAGAGTGTGCTTTAAACCGCAATAATAATCTATTCGCTCCTCGCGGAATGGAAGCCTTGCTTCCTTTCGGGTGAATCGATTTCAGTATGAAAATCCCCCCCCTTTTCTCTGGTGAAATGTACGACCTCCAACTGAACCTAGCCAAAGAGTGTAAGCGAGGATTCAAACCTAGTTGATCACTTATAAAGTAGAAaatcttattctattttgattcccAACATGCAGAAGTAAAAAACCTATTAACAGAGTGAGATAGAAACTTTTGATGGAACCTGATGATCTTCGAGGCCGAAGGGAGCTAGAGTTGAAGCTGGGGCGGGAACTGTAGGAGCTCCAGCTCGCTGAATAAGCCACCACAatataggaaaaagaagaagctacAGGAGAAGGATGTGTATCAGGTGCGGATACCTGTTTAGAAGGTGAACCAGCAGAGTCAGATGCAACCGGGCATGAAGCAGCAAGTGCTGTAGATCTGGTAGAACTTCTTATCGGATATGTTTGGTTAAGTGAGGTGGCGCAACAAGCCGAACCACATGGTCGAGTAGAAAGCAACCAAATATCCGGACTTCGGAGTCGGAATAAGAATTCAAAAGAGGTTTTAGTTCGCACTTAAAATCCTAAAGAGGCACGAACTTGTCGAGATGTATGGGTTCCCTTTCTTTCATTCACATTGGTGAGGTTGCTTGATTGTAGGGGCCGGGAAAGGGTCTGCCACCACTGACTCAGATTTTTTGTAATCGATGTAGCTTCGTCGTCTGTCTCGGGATCGGTAGTGTTCCCCCCATCCCTTAGTCTTAGCTTAAaggatgttgatgtttcttttatttaagaTACAATCTGTAAGTAAGTTACCAAAACTTTTTTTGTTGTAGCAATACAAAACACCCATGGAAGAGTCAATAGAAATAGAATTGGAATCCCTAGAGAAGAGAGTTCCCGAAAGGAGAGGGGAATTTACCTGTTCTGGAATTCACCACTACAAAAATCACATCCGATTTTAGCGGCAACCAAAGCTACTTTTGAACCTTTCTTAAGCTCAGAGCAGAGTAGCTGGAAGTCAAGTAGAAGAATGAGTCTAGCGACCAGGAAGCATAGATAGCAAAGGCGGAGATGGTACTTTAACAGTAAAAGGAGGATCATATGCTTATAAGATGCAATTTGAAATCACGTACTTACCCCGGCCCGAATCCACTAAAAAAATGGGTAATGTTGGCGAATCTTCTTATTATCGTATCGAGTTTCAATTCGACAAGTACCAACAGGCCGAAAAAGACGAAAAAAAGGCCTTGCATACTCGAGAAGCGGATTCAATAGCAACCCCTCTTACTGATGATATTCTTGACTTTCCTTGTTAAGGTCCCGcggtaaagtaaaaaaaaagctaaaagtaGGCTCGCTATTGCGAGCTATACGAGCTGTTTGCCTTTATACGGCTTCGCTATCGCTCCTATGAAGTGGTGGCCTTCTAGAAGCTTCGCCAGAAGCAAGCAAGATGAGGTCGCTCTCCTCCGCTCGTTCCGTACTTGACTTACGAGCTCGTGTAGTACTCGCCCCTATCTCTAACTCTAAAGGGGCTTATGCACTCCACTCGCTGTCTACTAAACGAGCCTTAGAGCGAGCGAAGCCTTCCATTTAGTGGCTTCCCCCCTTATCCCTCACCCTACTCTTTCATTTTCGCTTAAGCTTCCCCTGTTGTTTGTGGGATTAATTGATTGGATACCCGAGAACCATAATCTTTACTAGGAACAGCTTCTACGACGATAGGCGTAAAGGCATGATTAGTTCCACAAATCTCACTGCACTGACCATAGTAAACCCCTTCTCGTTGTACCGAAATAGAGATCTGATTTAAACGACCAGGTACAGCATCACATTTGACACCTAAGGAAGGTACAGCCCAACTATGAGGTACATCAGCAGGTGTTACAATAATACGTAGATGAGTTTTGGCTGGTACAACCACTCTATTGTCCACTTCTAATAAACGTGATTGACCCAATTCTAGATCATCTTCTGGAATCGTATAACTGTCAAAAGTGAGTGACTGTTCATCGGAACTGTTATAGTCTGAATACTCATAAGTCCGATACCATTGATGTCCAATAGCTTTGATAGTAATGGCTGGATCTACTACTACCTCGTCCATTGAGTATAACAGAGCAAATGATGGTATAGCAATGAACATCGGGATGATACTAGGAAATATGGTCCGAAGAATCTCGATAGTAGTTCCATGAACAATCCTTTGCGGGATTGGGTTTTTTTGATAGTGGAAATGCCATAAAGCGCGAACCAAGATCCGTGATACGAAAACCAAAATCAGAATGAGGAAGAAAAAGATATCGTGATGTAAATCGATtattccttgcatcataggaCTTGCTGCGTCTTGAAATCCTAATTGCCATGGCTCCGCTGCATCACACAAAGCTGCTTTATCGGGTAATATACCCAACCTATTCGATAGATCCAGGGCATCCTTATAGGCTTCACCTTCTATTCCGTTTTTGTTCAAATCATCTAACAGGTGCTCCAGAAAAGGGATATTGTTGCTTTCGCCATGTAAAGCTTCGGCCGCACTCAGAACGTCTTGGTCACTCTTGTTAGTCATCAACTCTCCCAATTTATCGTGTATATCAGATTGAAGCTCTACTATACGTTCACTGTCCGGACCCGGATGATCCTCATCAATACCATGAGTCTCGTAATTATAATTAGAAGGAGCCGGCTGCTCCACCTCAACATCACTTGCTATGGAAGGTAATGAGGGGACAGATGGAACCGAGTCGGCTGGTAAGGGTGGCAGGTCAGAAGGGACCGATGGAAAATCATTCCACATAGAAGCTGTATCACTCGAAGTTGAGTTAAGACTCTTCTCATCAAATAAAGAGATGCGTCGAACGTTGTTAAACATAGTGATTGATCTAAAATAATTCCCTCCAGACAGACTGAACTCTGAACTCCGTCAAGCCTGTAGGAGTAGTGAAGAACTCTTGTGAAATGTGCTTGGTTGTTGACCAAAGAAAAGCATGGGAGTAGAAAGGCGGTCGAGTTAAGTAAAGACTCAAAACAATGAAATCCTGGAACACTATCTATATCTCTTTTTCCTCAAAGACAGAGCATTTTCGATCTTAGGCGAACGAGGGT
This genomic interval carries:
- the LOC114927342 gene encoding cytochrome c oxidase subunit 2 yields the protein MFNNVRRISLFDEKSLNSTSSDTASMWNDFPSVPSDLPPLPADSVPSVPSLPSIASDVEVEQPAPSNYNYETHGIDEDHPGPDSERIVELQSDIHDKLGELMTNKSDQDVLSAAEALHGESNNIPFLEHLLDDLNKNGIEGEAYKDALDLSNRLGILPDKAALCDAAEPWQLGFQDAASPMMQGIIDLHHDIFFFLILILVFVSRILVRALWHFHYQKNPIPQRIVHGTTIEILRTIFPSIIPMFIAIPSFALLYSMDEVVVDPAITIKAIGHQWYRTYEYSDYNSSDEQSLTFDSYTIPEDDLELGQSRLLEVDNRVVVPAKTHLRIIVTPADVPHSWAVPSLGVKCDAVPGRLNQISISVQREGVYYGQCSEICGTNHAFTPIVVEAVPSKDYGSRVSNQLIPQTTGEA